The following proteins are encoded in a genomic region of Takifugu rubripes chromosome 21, fTakRub1.2, whole genome shotgun sequence:
- the LOC101068777 gene encoding dematin-like isoform X1, translated as MMTKKQLAQTSPGSVLSLRGSPAAIVVRVEDGVIGYKDLAALPQDKAILDIERPDLMMYQPHFSYSPAERSLSPRSSSPSASPERELLEFRSPGGSSPGSSIPTCTTHSSHTPPTSHTPKSLPTHFSHTKRQHFHRPENGTNIYKKPPIYKQDLSPSQVPQGKHFEDLIIESSKFPAAHPPDPNLPSKIEMESWPCPPSLAVIEKEMRKDKEEEEEELADDLWSLRVLQKKELDKIQSNLGKIILKEALEITAPPLRRKTRSLPDHSHHDRSSTSRAGYFPACSREGVSRLQSAEFSSSEKTDVQNGDSKMDRGGSLPSMWGHKIYPYETLLVTQRRRSKLPPGVDRMKLERHLSKEEFFSIFGMTVEDFDLLSVWKRNELKKKVCLF; from the exons ATGATGACAAAG aagcAGTTGGCTCAGACATCTCCAGGGAGTGTACTGTCACTGAGAGGATCACCTGCTGCCATTGTG GTCAGGGTGGAGGATGGTGTGATTGGCTACAAAGACCTGGCAGCGTTGCCGCAGGACAAAGCCATCCTGGACATTGAGAGACCAGATCTGATGATGTATCAGCCTCATTTCAGCTATAGCCCAGCAGAG AGGTCCTTGTCTCCTCGGTCCAGCTCTCCCTCAGCCTCTCCAGAG agggaATTGCTGGAGTTCCGTTCTCCTGGAGGTTCTTCACCTGGTTCCAGCATTCCGACCTGCACAACgcacagctcacacacaccacccacatcACACACTCCGAAATCCCTCCCAACACACTTCTCTCATACTAAGAGGCAACACTTCCACAGGCCCG aaaATGGCACTAACATCTATAAAAAGCCTCCTATTTACAAACAAG ACCTATCACCCTCTCAGGTTCCTCAGGGGAAACACTTTGAGGATTTGATCATTGAATCCTCCAAGTTTCCAGCAGCTCACCCTCCAGATCCAAACCTGCCATCCAAGATTGAGATGGAGTCCTGGCCCTGCCCTCCCTCACTGGCTGTGATTG agaaggagatgaggaaggacaaggaggaggaggaggaggagctggctgaTGATCTCTGGAGCCTCCGAGTGCTTCAAAAAAAAGAACTCGACAAG ATTCAATCTAATCTGGGTAAGATCATCCTGAAGGAGGCGCTGGAGATCACTGCCCCTCCTCTGAGGAGGAAGACACGCTCCTTGCCAGACCACAGTCATCACGACA ggtcCAGCACCTCCAGGGCAGGgtatttcccagcatgctccagGGAGGGCGTGTCCAGG ctgcaATCAGCCGAATTCAGCTCGTCTGAGAAAACAG ATGTTCAG AATGGAGACTCCAAGATGGACAGAGGGGGCTCGCTTCCCAGCATGTGGGGTCATAAA ATCTACCCTTATGAAACATTGCTGGTGACTCAAAGAAGGCGGAGCAAACTTCCCCCTGGTGTGGACAGGATGAAGCTggag aGACACCTTTCTAAAGAGGAGTTCTTCAGCATTTTTGGAATGACCGTTGAGGACTTTGACCTTCTGTCTGTGTGGAAGAGAAatgagctgaagaagaaagTCTGCCTCTTCTGA
- the LOC101068777 gene encoding dematin-like isoform X2: MMTKQLAQTSPGSVLSLRGSPAAIVVRVEDGVIGYKDLAALPQDKAILDIERPDLMMYQPHFSYSPAERSLSPRSSSPSASPERELLEFRSPGGSSPGSSIPTCTTHSSHTPPTSHTPKSLPTHFSHTKRQHFHRPENGTNIYKKPPIYKQDLSPSQVPQGKHFEDLIIESSKFPAAHPPDPNLPSKIEMESWPCPPSLAVIEKEMRKDKEEEEEELADDLWSLRVLQKKELDKIQSNLGKIILKEALEITAPPLRRKTRSLPDHSHHDRSSTSRAGYFPACSREGVSRLQSAEFSSSEKTDVQNGDSKMDRGGSLPSMWGHKIYPYETLLVTQRRRSKLPPGVDRMKLERHLSKEEFFSIFGMTVEDFDLLSVWKRNELKKKVCLF, encoded by the exons ATGATGACAAAG cAGTTGGCTCAGACATCTCCAGGGAGTGTACTGTCACTGAGAGGATCACCTGCTGCCATTGTG GTCAGGGTGGAGGATGGTGTGATTGGCTACAAAGACCTGGCAGCGTTGCCGCAGGACAAAGCCATCCTGGACATTGAGAGACCAGATCTGATGATGTATCAGCCTCATTTCAGCTATAGCCCAGCAGAG AGGTCCTTGTCTCCTCGGTCCAGCTCTCCCTCAGCCTCTCCAGAG agggaATTGCTGGAGTTCCGTTCTCCTGGAGGTTCTTCACCTGGTTCCAGCATTCCGACCTGCACAACgcacagctcacacacaccacccacatcACACACTCCGAAATCCCTCCCAACACACTTCTCTCATACTAAGAGGCAACACTTCCACAGGCCCG aaaATGGCACTAACATCTATAAAAAGCCTCCTATTTACAAACAAG ACCTATCACCCTCTCAGGTTCCTCAGGGGAAACACTTTGAGGATTTGATCATTGAATCCTCCAAGTTTCCAGCAGCTCACCCTCCAGATCCAAACCTGCCATCCAAGATTGAGATGGAGTCCTGGCCCTGCCCTCCCTCACTGGCTGTGATTG agaaggagatgaggaaggacaaggaggaggaggaggaggagctggctgaTGATCTCTGGAGCCTCCGAGTGCTTCAAAAAAAAGAACTCGACAAG ATTCAATCTAATCTGGGTAAGATCATCCTGAAGGAGGCGCTGGAGATCACTGCCCCTCCTCTGAGGAGGAAGACACGCTCCTTGCCAGACCACAGTCATCACGACA ggtcCAGCACCTCCAGGGCAGGgtatttcccagcatgctccagGGAGGGCGTGTCCAGG ctgcaATCAGCCGAATTCAGCTCGTCTGAGAAAACAG ATGTTCAG AATGGAGACTCCAAGATGGACAGAGGGGGCTCGCTTCCCAGCATGTGGGGTCATAAA ATCTACCCTTATGAAACATTGCTGGTGACTCAAAGAAGGCGGAGCAAACTTCCCCCTGGTGTGGACAGGATGAAGCTggag aGACACCTTTCTAAAGAGGAGTTCTTCAGCATTTTTGGAATGACCGTTGAGGACTTTGACCTTCTGTCTGTGTGGAAGAGAAatgagctgaagaagaaagTCTGCCTCTTCTGA
- the LOC101068777 gene encoding dematin-like isoform X3: MMTKLAQTSPGSVLSLRGSPAAIVVRVEDGVIGYKDLAALPQDKAILDIERPDLMMYQPHFSYSPAERSLSPRSSSPSASPERELLEFRSPGGSSPGSSIPTCTTHSSHTPPTSHTPKSLPTHFSHTKRQHFHRPENGTNIYKKPPIYKQDLSPSQVPQGKHFEDLIIESSKFPAAHPPDPNLPSKIEMESWPCPPSLAVIEKEMRKDKEEEEEELADDLWSLRVLQKKELDKIQSNLGKIILKEALEITAPPLRRKTRSLPDHSHHDRSSTSRAGYFPACSREGVSRLQSAEFSSSEKTDVQNGDSKMDRGGSLPSMWGHKIYPYETLLVTQRRRSKLPPGVDRMKLERHLSKEEFFSIFGMTVEDFDLLSVWKRNELKKKVCLF, encoded by the exons ATGATGACAAAG TTGGCTCAGACATCTCCAGGGAGTGTACTGTCACTGAGAGGATCACCTGCTGCCATTGTG GTCAGGGTGGAGGATGGTGTGATTGGCTACAAAGACCTGGCAGCGTTGCCGCAGGACAAAGCCATCCTGGACATTGAGAGACCAGATCTGATGATGTATCAGCCTCATTTCAGCTATAGCCCAGCAGAG AGGTCCTTGTCTCCTCGGTCCAGCTCTCCCTCAGCCTCTCCAGAG agggaATTGCTGGAGTTCCGTTCTCCTGGAGGTTCTTCACCTGGTTCCAGCATTCCGACCTGCACAACgcacagctcacacacaccacccacatcACACACTCCGAAATCCCTCCCAACACACTTCTCTCATACTAAGAGGCAACACTTCCACAGGCCCG aaaATGGCACTAACATCTATAAAAAGCCTCCTATTTACAAACAAG ACCTATCACCCTCTCAGGTTCCTCAGGGGAAACACTTTGAGGATTTGATCATTGAATCCTCCAAGTTTCCAGCAGCTCACCCTCCAGATCCAAACCTGCCATCCAAGATTGAGATGGAGTCCTGGCCCTGCCCTCCCTCACTGGCTGTGATTG agaaggagatgaggaaggacaaggaggaggaggaggaggagctggctgaTGATCTCTGGAGCCTCCGAGTGCTTCAAAAAAAAGAACTCGACAAG ATTCAATCTAATCTGGGTAAGATCATCCTGAAGGAGGCGCTGGAGATCACTGCCCCTCCTCTGAGGAGGAAGACACGCTCCTTGCCAGACCACAGTCATCACGACA ggtcCAGCACCTCCAGGGCAGGgtatttcccagcatgctccagGGAGGGCGTGTCCAGG ctgcaATCAGCCGAATTCAGCTCGTCTGAGAAAACAG ATGTTCAG AATGGAGACTCCAAGATGGACAGAGGGGGCTCGCTTCCCAGCATGTGGGGTCATAAA ATCTACCCTTATGAAACATTGCTGGTGACTCAAAGAAGGCGGAGCAAACTTCCCCCTGGTGTGGACAGGATGAAGCTggag aGACACCTTTCTAAAGAGGAGTTCTTCAGCATTTTTGGAATGACCGTTGAGGACTTTGACCTTCTGTCTGTGTGGAAGAGAAatgagctgaagaagaaagTCTGCCTCTTCTGA